A window of the Brassica oleracea var. oleracea cultivar TO1000 chromosome C1, BOL, whole genome shotgun sequence genome harbors these coding sequences:
- the LOC106303091 gene encoding uncharacterized protein LOC106303091: MKLVVLMSFLLLLIACSSGFEEDGVIHTDQYSVNKVQETIPRMTDYEEPGPNPGHDPTKPGYGRRPPPPKIN; encoded by the exons ATGAAGTTGGTGGTTCTCATGTCGTTCTTGCTCTTGCTTATAGCGTGTTCTTCAG GATTTGAGGAAGATGGAGTAATTCACACCGACCAATATTCCGTAAACAAG GTTCAAGAGACTATTCCGAGGATGACGGATTATGAGGAACCAGGCCCAAATCCAGGACATGACCCAACGAAACCCGGTTACGGAAGGCGTCCGCCACCGCCGAAGATTAACTGA